A stretch of the Salarias fasciatus chromosome 3, fSalaFa1.1, whole genome shotgun sequence genome encodes the following:
- the caap1 gene encoding caspase activity and apoptosis inhibitor 1: MLKRKSSSSDKKRKHSQCEERRDSGKRRSTEGSTEEPKDELADPELDRIGSDTEEGGLDLSQPFQPITAYISNKQEMLKQCFHVLGEKKLRKMLPDEFKVCSLEDIKTLCWEQLEPISEKHLLQILAGEELTAGGCGENCEETPESQQDNNVDSTSCLKETGKTEDSKQEGGGSGEESDVLSINADTYDSDIEGPKEEQTVKSADVAAKAGDDGKQRREPAGNPDPANPQPKKDIQSDIDKSVSEILALPSTSGGDVAKEMSAPLQSVDLGLPVQGAPASSGVCPPSIQQLELLELEMRARAIKALMKASDGKKHGPPKNG, encoded by the exons ATGCTCAAAAGGAAATCAAGCAGCTCGGATAAGAAGAGGAAACACTCGCAGTGTGAGGAGCGACGTGACAGCGGTAAACGCAGGAGCACGGAGGGGAGCACCGAG GAGCCAAAAGATGAGCTGGCTGACCCTGAGCTGGACCGAATTGGTAGCGACACTGAGGAAGGCGGACTGGACCTCAGCCAGCCCTTCCAGCCCATCACGGCTTACATCAGTAACAAGCAGGAGATGCTCAAGCAGTGTTTTCACGTGCTGGGGGAGAAGAAGCTGCGGAAAATGTTACCTGACGAATTCAAG GTCTGTAGTTTAGAAGACATCAAAACACTGTGTTGGGAACAACTGGAGCCGATTTCAGAGAAACATCTTCTTCAGATCTTAGCAG gGGAAGAACTGACAGCTGGAGGTTGTGGCGAAAACTGTGAAGAGACGCCAGAAAGCCA GCAAGACAACAATGTAGACTCGACATCGTGCCTGAAGGAAACGGGAAAAACCGAGGACTCTAAGCAAG AGGGCGGCGGCTCTGGCGAGGAGAGCGATGTCCTCAGCATAAACGCAGACACTTACGATAGTGACATAGAGGGGCCCAAAGAGGAGCAGACTGTTAAATCTGCCGATGTGGCAGCGAAAGCCGGGGACGATGGGAAGCAACGCCGCGAGCCGGCTGGAAACCCTGACCCAGCAAATCCACAGCCAAAGAAAGACATTCAGAGTGACATCGACAAAAGCGTCAGTGAGATTCTGGCTCTGCCTTCGACTTCCGGCGGAGACGTCGCGAAAGAAATGAGCGCACCGCTGCAGTCGGTGGACCTCGGCTTACCTGTTCAAGGCGCGCCTGCTTCAAGTGGAGTCTGTCCGCCGTCGattcagcagctggagctcctggagctgGAAATGAGGGCCAGGGCGATCAAGGCTCTCATGAAAGCAAGTGATGGGAAAAAGCACGGCCCACCGAAGAATGGCtag